A single Musa acuminata AAA Group cultivar baxijiao chromosome BXJ2-1, Cavendish_Baxijiao_AAA, whole genome shotgun sequence DNA region contains:
- the LOC135598317 gene encoding actin-depolymerizing factor, with amino-acid sequence MSFRTSNASSGMGVDEHSKSTFLELQRKKVHRYVIFKIDEKKKEVVVEKTGAPGESYDDFTAALPENDCRYAIYDFDYVTEDNCQKSKIFFIAWSPSISRIRAKMLYATSKDRFRRELDGIHYEIQATDPTEMELEVLRDRAS; translated from the exons ATGTCTTTCCGAACG TCAAATGCATCATCGGGCATGGGAGTTGATGAACACAGCAAAAGCACTTTTCTGGAACTTCAGAGAAAGAAAGTGCATCGATATGTCATATTCAAAATagatgaaaagaaaaaggaggtAGTTGTTGAGAAGACAGGAGCCCCAGGAGAGAGCTATGACGATTTCACTGCTGCCCTTCCCGAGAATGATTGCCGTTATGCTATTTATGATTTTGATTATGTGACTGAAGACAACTGCCAAAAGAGCAAGATATTTTTCATTGCATG GTCACCTTCCATCTCTCGCATACGTGCAAAGATGCTTTATGCCACATCAAAGGATAGGTTCAGGCGTGAGCTTGATGGCATTCATTATGAGATTCAGGCTACTGACCCTACTGAGATGGAGTTGGAAGTGCTTAGAGACCGTGCAAGCTAA
- the LOC135597895 gene encoding protein SMALL AUXIN UP-REGULATED RNA 12-like: MLQGGLFEAFLRRWRKLSKQANHGYRRRSTPSGCCSQEEEGVPEDVPRGHTVVYVGERRRRFVVLVALLEHPLFRALLDQAREEFGFGDGGKLRMPCDEALFLSVLCHVSSRRRRGVWLCL, encoded by the coding sequence ATGCTCCAAGGGGGGCTCTTCGAGGCGTTTCTGAGGAGGTGGAGAAAGCTGAGCAAGCAGGCCAACCATGGCTACCGTCGGCGGAGTACTCCATCAGGGTGCTGCAGCCAGGAAGAGGAAGGCGTTCCCGAGGACGTCCCCAGAGGCCACACTGTGGTGTACGTGGGGGAGCGGCGCAGGCGCTTTGTCGTCCTGGTTGCCTTGCTAGAGCACCCGCtgtttcgagctttgctcgaCCAAGCTCGGGAAGAGTTCGGATTCGGCGACGGTGGTAAGCTTCGCATGCCTTGCGATGAGGCTCTCTTTCTCAGCGTTCTTTGCCATGTTAGCTCGCGGCGGCGCAGAGGGGTCTGGTTGTGCCTCTGA